One window of the Triticum dicoccoides isolate Atlit2015 ecotype Zavitan chromosome 3B, WEW_v2.0, whole genome shotgun sequence genome contains the following:
- the LOC119277699 gene encoding uricase-like, which produces MAGRFDLQGRHGKSRVRVSRVWRRPAEAGGHLFVEWSVAVSVVSDCLPSYTSDDNSAIVATDSIKNTVYVKAKECTEVVSMEEFAVILGRHFTSLYSQVSEATVTIVERPWERVAVDGKPHSHGFKLGSEKHTTEVNVKKSGSLLINSGIQGYSLLKTTQSGFEGFVRDRYTLLPETRERIVATEVTAWWRYPFEHISQLPSKPFCFTQRYQDVKKVLADTFFGPPDVGVYSPSVQNTLYLMAREVLTRFPDIASVQLRMPNLHFLPVNLGGKENPGLVKFADDVYMPTDEPHGTIEATLSRANSKL; this is translated from the exons ATGGCCGGGCGCTTCGACCTCCAGGGCAGGCACGGCAAGTCCCGCGTCCGGGTCTCCCGCGTCTGGCGCCGCCCCGCCGAGGCCGGCGGCCACCTCTTCGTCGAGTGGAGCGTCGCCGTCAGCGTCGTCTCCGACTGCCTCCCCTCCTACACCTCCGACGACAACTCCGCCATCGTCGCCACCGACTCCATCAAGAACACC GTGTATGTGAAGGCCAAGGAGTGCACGGAGGTGGTGTCCATGGAGGAATTCGCGGTCATCCTCGGGAGGCATTTCACCTCACTGTACTCGCAG GTCTCAGAGGCTACAGTGACAATCGTGGAGCGCCCGTGGGAGCGTGTGGCTGTGGACGGGAAGCCCCATTCGCATG GGTTCAAACTTGGTTCTGAAAAGCACACCACTGAGGTCAACGTGAAGAAGTCTGGAAGCCTGCTTATAAATTCTGGGATACAAGGATACTCCCTGCTAAAGACAACTCAG TCTGGATTTGAAGGATTTGTGAGGGACCGCTACACTCTTCTTCCTGAAACAAGAGAAAGAATTGTAGCAACAGAAGTAACTGCTTGGTGGAG GTATCCGTTCGAGCATATTTCCCAGCTTCCGTCAAAGCCATTTTGCTTCACACAAAGATACCAGGATGTAAAGAAAGTTCTCGCAGACACATTCTTTGGTCCACCTGATGTTGGTGTATATAGCCCATCAGTGCAGAATACATTATACCTCATGGCTAGGGAAGTTCTTACCAG GTTCCCAGACATAGCATCTGTTCAGCTTAGGATGCCAAACCTCCACTTTCTTCCCGTGAACCTAGGGGGCAAAGAAAATCCAGGATTGGTGAAG TTTGCTGATGATGTGTACATGCCGACTGACGAACCACATGGAACCATCGAAGCAACGTTGAGCCGCGCCAACTCAAAGCTGTAA